A region of Desulfobacterales bacterium DNA encodes the following proteins:
- a CDS encoding Gfo/Idh/MocA family oxidoreductase: MSKPKNFAIIGAAGFVAPKHLKAIKDTGNNIVAALDSSDSVGILDSFSFDVDFFTEFERFDRHAEKLKRLGDEKRIHYVSICSPNYLHDAHIRFALRIGADAICEKPLVLNPWNLDALAEIEKETGGKIFNILQLRLHPSIIALKQKIEKTTAAKKSDIILTYITSRGKWYHHSWKGDMKKSGGIATNIGIHFFDMLIWIFGKVIRHEVHVKDEEKMAGFIELEKANVRWFLSADRNDLPDVAKRNGNTTFRSITVDEEEIEFSGGFTDLHTLVYKDILSGGGFGIEDARPSITLVHQIRGAEQKVSKGRNHPLIR; encoded by the coding sequence ATGTCAAAACCAAAAAACTTCGCCATCATCGGCGCTGCCGGATTTGTAGCGCCTAAGCATCTGAAAGCGATTAAAGATACCGGCAACAATATCGTTGCTGCGCTGGACAGTTCCGACTCCGTCGGCATCCTGGACAGCTTTTCCTTTGATGTCGATTTTTTTACCGAATTCGAACGGTTTGATCGCCATGCCGAAAAGCTCAAAAGATTAGGAGATGAGAAAAGAATCCATTATGTCAGTATTTGCTCGCCCAATTACCTTCACGACGCTCATATCCGGTTTGCCCTTAGGATCGGCGCGGATGCGATTTGTGAAAAACCGCTGGTTTTAAATCCCTGGAATCTGGATGCCCTGGCTGAAATCGAAAAAGAGACCGGCGGAAAAATCTTCAACATATTGCAACTGCGGCTTCATCCATCAATTATAGCGTTAAAGCAAAAAATTGAAAAAACAACGGCGGCTAAAAAATCCGACATTATCCTGACTTACATCACCTCCCGGGGGAAGTGGTACCATCACTCCTGGAAGGGGGATATGAAAAAATCAGGCGGCATCGCCACCAATATCGGGATACACTTTTTTGATATGCTGATCTGGATATTCGGGAAAGTGATCCGTCACGAAGTTCACGTTAAAGACGAAGAAAAAATGGCGGGTTTTATTGAGCTTGAAAAGGCAAATGTCAGATGGTTTCTTTCCGCGGATCGAAATGATCTGCCGGATGTTGCCAAAAGAAACGGCAACACCACATTTCGATCCATTACTGTTGATGAGGAAGAGATCGAGTTTTCCGGCGGTTTTACAGATCTTCATACCCTGGTTTATAAAGATATTCTATCAGGCGGCGGTTTCGGCATTGAAGATGCACGGCCCTCTATCACTCTTGTCCACCAAATCAGAGGGGCCGAACAGAAAGTAAGCAAAGGTCGCAATCATCCATTGATTAGATAG